The following proteins come from a genomic window of Populus nigra chromosome 6, ddPopNigr1.1, whole genome shotgun sequence:
- the LOC133697671 gene encoding GATA transcription factor 28 has protein sequence MMDGINGSNNSARMQTGTEAQNPSMQMHYDHHQNHQNGIQMMSNANGMIMNNGDNDQDHNGVVNGGGGDDDRGGTMMVAADNHGKDNGDQLTLTFQGQVYVFDSVSPGKVQAVLLLLGGREVPAASTPTVPITTHHNSNNRGLSSTPQRFSVPQRLASLIRFREKRKERNFDKKIRYTVRKEVALRMQRNKGQFTSSKPNHDDSASAATSWGSNESGGSDSNGSQHQEAVCRHCGISEKSTPMMRRGPEGPRTLCNACGLMWANKGTLRDLSKAAHHTGPSSSSMNSNGMDGNTDGNQRVAWNNDFS, from the exons ATGATGGATGGCATCAATGGAAGCAACAATTCTGCAAGGATGCAAACGGGCACAGAAGCTCAAAACCCATCGATGCAAATGCATTAtgatcatcatcaaaatcatcagAATGGGATTCAAATGATGAGTAATGCTAATGGGATGATCATGAACAATGGAGATAATGATCAAGATCATAATGGCGTGGTGaacggtggtggtggtgacgaTGATCGTGGGGGGACCATGATGGTGGCGGCTGATAATCATGGAAAAGACAATGGAGATCAACTAACTCTTACATTTCAGGGTCAAGTTTATGTTTTCGACTCTGTTTCACCTGGAAAA GTTCAAGCTGTGCTCTTGCTGTTGGGAGGCCGGGAAGTGCCTGCTGCAAGCACACCTACTGTTCCAATTACAACACAtcataatagtaataatagg GGGCTGTCAAGTACTCCCCAAAGGTTTAGTGTTCCTCAAAGATTAGCGTCTTTGATTAGATTTCGAGAAAAGCGAAAAGAACGGAACTTTGACAAGAAAATTCGATATACTGTCCGTAAAGAGGTAGCACTTAG AATGCAACGGAATAAAGGCCAGTTCACCTCTTCAAAGCCCAATCATGATGACTCTGCATCGGCAGCTACTAGCTGGGGTTCAAATGAGAGCGGGGGCTCCGATAGCAATGGATCCCAACATCAAGAGGCCGT TTGTCGGCATTGTGGGATCAGTGAGAAGTCTACACCAATGATGCGGCGTGGACCTGAAGGACCAAGGACACTTTGTAATGCATGCGGACTTATGTGGGCAAATAAG GGAACTTTGAGGGACCTCTCCAAGGCAGCTCACCATACTGGACCCAGCTCTTCTTCCATGAACAGCAATGGCATG GATGGAAATACTGATGGCAACCAAAGAGTCGCATGGAACAATGACTTCTCATGA
- the LOC133695843 gene encoding KH domain-containing protein HEN4: protein MDTPPITPTKRSQTEPTQIRILCPSLKTGAVIGKGGSTVRHIQSLTGAKIRLLDDPHIPYCEDRIILITLNSGKVPKSDDSNNATSDHNKEDANDGECSSGGGGGGGEEEGWGPVKKAVVRVFEKIVKGDSEEELSEAVVVTCKVLIGSGGSNQGGSFSKVLEKIRVESGAQVRVSNREQIPACASPGDELILITGSFSAVKKALLSVSSCIQDSPRAETANFGAAGFHGNAMPAQGDLHQWGYGPGNHAADYHPRGYSPNFEEDVVFRLLCQADKVGSLIGKGGSVVRALQNETGASIKIAEGVSDSDERVVVISARENSEQRHSPAQDAVIRVQSRIAEIGFERGARIVARLLVHPQQIGVLLGKGGKIINEMRHVTGASICIFPKEQASKYGSQTEEVVQVLGSLQAVRDALFQITSRLRDTIFPVKPPFSNTAPLPYPPPPFPEMHPPQFRPRPNPTSPGPYPSPVGPFQGMDRSAIPSHPLDHQPPFSYGMDRSGPPNLDRAPYSYGSDRPGHGPPFESSPRSWTAQPFSNGNLRGGADLGSGSVARNGHPASGNLAPSMAGTSVEVIIPQKLLTHVYGESNSNLTQIRQISGANVLIHDPKPGATEGVVVVSGTSDQMRAAQSLIHAFILYGQTIH, encoded by the exons ATGGACACTCCTCCAATAACTCCCACCAAACGCTCCCAAACCGAACCCACACAAATCCGGATCCTCTGCCCGTCACTAAAAACCGGCGCCGTCATCGGCAAAGGCGGCTCCACCGTCCGTCATATCCAATCTCTCACCGGCGCCAAAATCCGCCTCCTTGACGACCCTCACATTCCCTATTGCGAAGACCGCATAATCCTCATTACCCTGAACAGTGGCAAGGTCCCCAAATCAGACGACTCCAACAACGCCACCTCCGATCACAACAAAGAAGATGCCAATGACGGAGAGTGCAGttctggtggtggtggtggtggcggtgAAGAGGAGGGGTGGGGTCCAGTGAAGAAAGCGGTGGTTAGGGTTTTTGAGAAGATAGTGAAAGGGGATAGTGAGGAGGAGTTGAGCGAAGCTGTGGTGGTGACGTGTAAGGTTCTGATTGGTAGTGGTGGTAGTAATCAGGGAGGGAGTTTCTCAAAGGTTTTGGAGAAAATTAGAGTGGAGAGTGGAGCGCAAGTTAGGGTTTCGAATCGCGAGCAAATTCCTGCTTGTGCTTCTCCTGGTGATGAATTGATTCTG ATTACTGGAAGTTTTTCAGCTGTTAAGAAAGCACTATTGTCTGTTTCGAGTTGTATTCAAGATAGCCCGAGAGCAGAAACCGCCAATTTTGGTGCAGCGGGATTCCATGGAAATGCTATGCCTGCACAAGGTGACTTGCATCAGTGGGGTTATGGACCTGGTAATCATGCTGCAGACTATCATCCAAGAGGGTATTCTCCTAATTTTGAAGAGGACGTTGTATTTAGGCTGTTATGCCAGGCTGATAAAGTTGGCAGTTTGATAGGGAAAGGTGGCTCTGTAGTACGGGCTTTGCAAAATGAGACGGGTGCATCTATCAAAATTGCTGAAGGTGTATCTGATTCAGATGAACGTGTGGTTGTCATATCTGCAAGAGAG AATTCAGAACAAAGACATTCTCCTGCTCAGGATGCTGTTATTCGTGTGCAATCCAGAATTGCAGAGATTGGATTTGAGCGTGGTGCCAGAATTGTTGCTCGGCTTCTTGTGCATCCACAACAGATAGGTGTTCTGTTGGGTAAAGGAGGCAAAATCATAAATGAAATGAGACATGTTACTGGTGCTAGTATATGCATATTTCCAAAGGAGCAAGCTTCAAAGTATGGTTCTCAAACTGAAGAAGTAGTTCAG GTTCTTGGCAGCTTGCAAGCTGTACGGGATGCTCTATTTCAAATAACAAGCAGACTTCGGGACACTATATTTCCAGTGAAGCCACCATTCTCAAACACTGCTCCCTTGCCCTATCCACCACCCCCATTTCCAGAAATGCATCCCCCTCAGTTTAGGCCAAGACCTAATCCTACCTCTCCAGGTCCTTACCCTTCTCCTGTTGGACCTTTCCAAGGCATGGATCGTTCTGCTATTCCCTCCCACCCCTTAGATCACCAGCCTCCATTTTCATATGGTATGGATCGCAGTGGTCCACCAAATTTGGACCGGGCTCCCTATTCGTATGGTAGCGATAGACCAGGACATGGTCCTCCATTTGAAAGTTCTCCAAGATCATGGACTGCTCAG CCATTTAGCAATGGGAACCTTAGGGGAGGTGCTGATCTAGGTTCTGGCTCGGTTGCAAGAAATGGGCATCCTGCAAG TGGAAATCTAGCACCGAGTATGGCTGGCACATCTGTTGAGGTTATCATTCCTCAAAAACTGCTGACTCATGTATATGGAGAGAGTAATAGTAATTTGACTCAGATCAGACAG ATTTCAGGTGCAAATGTTCTCATTCACGACCCGAAGCCCGGGGCAACCGAAGGTGTGGTGGTAGTGTCTGGAACATCAGATCAAATGCGTGCTGCACAGAGCCTAATCCATGCCTTTATTCTTTATGGACAGACAATTCATTGA